From Terriglobia bacterium, the proteins below share one genomic window:
- a CDS encoding CPBP family intramembrane metalloprotease: protein MTSRHPFRPVLALALAAAVWLAAMYAVRLVGVPQTNFLPPSFVTHSVMLALSVAAMWLISKGRLDLYGFTKGAYEFSPCILLWVLPTAVLSIVSAVASPGGQGTGGPIKLTKPQMVVFIWVCASIGEETLTRGLLQTLLSRNARVGAEAHRRLSMPVLVSGLFFGSMHIVLVKLMGPAAVPVILLAVFLGLVAARYRERTRSLLPAIIVHALFNIGGMLPLWVIQWLRG from the coding sequence ATGACTTCTCGTCACCCATTCAGGCCGGTACTCGCACTCGCTCTCGCGGCGGCCGTGTGGCTGGCGGCGATGTACGCGGTGAGGCTCGTCGGTGTTCCGCAGACGAACTTCCTCCCGCCGTCGTTCGTGACGCATTCTGTGATGCTGGCTCTATCCGTCGCGGCGATGTGGCTGATCTCGAAGGGCCGGCTTGATCTCTATGGGTTCACCAAGGGAGCGTACGAGTTCAGCCCCTGTATCCTCTTGTGGGTTCTTCCGACGGCGGTGCTTTCCATCGTGTCAGCGGTTGCGTCACCGGGTGGGCAAGGCACAGGCGGTCCCATTAAACTCACGAAGCCCCAGATGGTCGTCTTCATCTGGGTCTGCGCGAGCATCGGCGAGGAAACGCTGACTCGGGGGCTTCTACAAACGCTGTTGAGTAGGAATGCCCGGGTCGGGGCTGAGGCTCACCGCAGGTTGAGCATGCCGGTTCTCGTGAGTGGGCTGTTCTTCGGTTCCATGCACATTGTGCTCGTCAAGTTAATGGGGCCCGCGGCGGTCCCAGTGATTCTGCTGGCGGTGTTTCTCGGACTGGTCGCAGCGCGCTACCGTGAGAGAACGAGGAGTCTCCTTCCAGCGATCATCGTCCATGCGCTCTTCAACATCGGCGGCATGCTGCCGTTATGGGTGATTCAGTGGCTGCGCGGTTAG
- a CDS encoding beta-lactamase family protein → MRQLTDYPNEQALTTTVAQLLNHRAGVADFFGPQFDSTPKTQFRSNADYYRFVADKPLLFAPGAKTQYCNGCYIVLGAIIERVAGVPYEQYVSEHVFKPADMKTAGFFQSDRFPPHVAVGYTSRAPASPNVLQSNNQLIGASGSAAGGAYATAADLLAFDSALREGRLLNPKMTAWMLEEGVEAVKGRRAGGELGIAGGAPGIGAALESDGTWTVVVVGNLDPPTAEQAGVAIARQLRR, encoded by the coding sequence TTGCGGCAGCTGACCGACTATCCAAATGAGCAAGCCCTGACGACGACTGTTGCGCAGCTGCTCAACCATCGGGCCGGCGTCGCGGACTTCTTCGGTCCTCAGTTCGACTCGACGCCAAAAACGCAGTTTCGTTCGAATGCCGATTACTACCGCTTTGTTGCCGACAAGCCGCTCCTGTTTGCTCCCGGGGCGAAAACGCAGTACTGCAACGGCTGCTACATCGTTCTCGGCGCAATCATCGAGCGCGTCGCAGGCGTGCCATACGAGCAGTACGTATCCGAGCATGTGTTCAAACCAGCTGACATGAAAACCGCCGGGTTCTTCCAGTCCGACCGCTTCCCGCCTCACGTCGCGGTGGGCTACACGTCGCGTGCACCGGCTTCGCCGAACGTGCTGCAATCCAACAACCAGCTGATCGGCGCGTCTGGCAGCGCGGCGGGTGGCGCCTACGCAACAGCCGCCGATCTGCTCGCGTTCGACAGCGCCCTGCGCGAGGGACGCTTGCTCAATCCGAAGATGACGGCGTGGATGCTCGAAGAGGGCGTCGAAGCCGTGAAGGGGCGGAGAGCAGGCGGTGAGTTAGGCATTGCAGGTGGTGCTCCGGGAATTGGCGCCGCCCTGGAATCCGACGGCACATGGACGGTTGTCGTAGTAGGCAACCTCGATCCGCCGACCGCCGAACAAGCGGGCGTTGCCATCGCGAGACAGTTGCGTCGCTGA
- a CDS encoding YncE family protein, translated as MTRRLLTALAVLFASSLVAPNFGHAQTFKVEKFDIKGDGGTDYVAVEAATGRVFVSRSSHMMVVEGATGKVLADIPNTPGVHGAGLATKAGHGFTTNSGDQTVTMFDLKTLAVIKQIKVGPGLDGIMYDEPDDKIILTNHSRPICTLTAIDPTSGDIVATVELEDTAPEGAAADGKGHIFVNNEGKNTIQVIDVKTWKATASWPLAPCEGPTGIAYDKTSNRIFSGCSNTSVVVDPNTGKVVASIKNGTRVDALGWDPSKKLIYIPNGGEGNVTVVHQDSPDKYTTVATVDTFAGAKTITVDPVTHNAYLFQPERGPAPAPPAGVTPPPTGGRGRGPQGPIIAAWFIVIKQ; from the coding sequence ATGACCAGACGCTTACTGACCGCACTTGCGGTTCTCTTCGCAAGCAGCCTTGTCGCGCCCAACTTCGGGCACGCGCAAACGTTCAAGGTTGAAAAGTTTGATATCAAGGGTGACGGAGGTACGGACTATGTCGCCGTCGAAGCCGCCACAGGGCGCGTGTTCGTTTCGCGTTCCAGCCACATGATGGTGGTCGAAGGCGCCACCGGCAAAGTGCTCGCTGACATTCCGAACACGCCGGGCGTGCATGGCGCGGGCCTCGCCACCAAGGCTGGTCACGGCTTTACGACGAATAGCGGCGACCAGACCGTCACCATGTTCGATTTGAAGACGCTGGCGGTGATCAAACAAATCAAGGTCGGCCCCGGTCTCGACGGCATCATGTACGATGAGCCCGATGACAAAATCATTCTGACGAATCACAGCCGCCCGATCTGCACTCTCACCGCGATCGATCCAACGAGCGGCGACATTGTCGCCACCGTCGAGCTCGAAGACACGGCGCCCGAGGGCGCTGCGGCCGATGGCAAAGGACACATCTTCGTCAACAACGAAGGCAAGAACACGATCCAGGTGATCGACGTCAAGACCTGGAAAGCGACCGCCTCGTGGCCACTCGCGCCGTGTGAAGGACCAACGGGCATCGCGTATGACAAAACATCGAACCGCATCTTCTCAGGTTGCAGCAATACATCTGTCGTCGTTGATCCAAACACCGGCAAAGTCGTGGCGTCCATCAAGAACGGCACGCGCGTTGACGCTCTGGGATGGGATCCGTCAAAAAAGCTGATTTACATTCCGAATGGGGGCGAGGGCAACGTCACAGTCGTCCACCAGGATTCGCCCGACAAGTACACGACGGTTGCCACGGTTGACACGTTCGCCGGCGCGAAGACGATCACAGTTGATCCAGTGACGCACAACGCGTACCTCTTCCAACCTGAGCGCGGTCCGGCTCCGGCGCCACCCGCTGGCGTGACGCCACCCCCGACGGGCGGACGTGGCCGCGGTCCACAGGGTCCGATCATCGCTGCGTGGTTTATCGTGATCAAGCAGTAG
- a CDS encoding PadR family transcriptional regulator, translating to MTKSEVLQGTLALMILKTLEALGPQHGYGIARRIEQTSANLLSINQGTLYPVLLKLEQEGSIASEWGFSQNNRKAKFYRLTKSGRRQLESEARYWRQTADIIARFFALKGEPQ from the coding sequence ATGACTAAAAGTGAGGTCTTGCAGGGCACGCTCGCGTTGATGATTCTTAAGACCCTTGAAGCACTCGGGCCCCAGCACGGCTATGGGATCGCCCGGCGGATCGAACAAACCAGTGCCAACCTGCTGTCCATCAATCAGGGTACACTCTACCCGGTGCTCCTCAAACTCGAGCAGGAGGGCAGCATTGCTTCGGAGTGGGGTTTCTCCCAGAACAACCGGAAGGCGAAGTTCTACCGCCTGACGAAATCGGGCAGAAGGCAGCTCGAATCCGAGGCACGGTATTGGAGGCAGACCGCCGACATCATCGCCCGCTTTTTCGCCTTGAAGGGAGAGCCGCAATGA